Proteins encoded within one genomic window of Dyadobacter chenhuakuii:
- a CDS encoding DEAD/DEAH box helicase, which translates to MTTENFETFEELGLSENILKALTEMGFTKPSPIQAQGIPAVMQGSDVIGQAQTGTGKTAAFGIPVLERIDVSNNAVQALVLCPTRELAVQVSEEIGRLAKYVKGLRIEAIYGGDSIDRQIRSLKKGVHIVVGTPGRVMDHMERKTLKFDEVRMMVLDEADEMLDMGFREDIESILADMPADRQTILFSATMSKPIMSITKRFQTDPILIKVVRNELTNVNIEQVYFEVKPQAKVEVMTRLIDMHHLKSLLVFCNTKRKVDEIVEDLQLRGYASEGIHGDLRQQQRSNVMSKFKAGVTTILVATDVAARGIDVSGLDGVINFDIPLDEEYYVHRIGRTGRAGLSGKAFSLVARDEKYRLKTIESFTKVKIEKGVIPSYEDIVGVRKARFVESISASIKEGDDQELFGDVLEMLHHAGYSTEQVVGAMAKQIMGVQKNEYADANLAWEERRGERDGRREGGSDRFERRSSGGSRFGDRRESAPRGNDRYAPAARGESRPRFEGGRDESKRSATPEAGMTRLFLSLGRKDHILPKDIVGAIAGEANIPGKTIGAIDIYDKFTFVDVPERDARAVLRAMDGNTIKGKPVQIDIAK; encoded by the coding sequence ATGACTACTGAAAATTTCGAAACTTTCGAAGAGCTTGGCCTCTCAGAAAACATCCTTAAAGCCCTTACTGAAATGGGTTTTACTAAACCCTCACCCATACAGGCACAAGGAATTCCCGCAGTAATGCAGGGATCTGACGTGATCGGACAAGCACAAACAGGAACCGGAAAAACGGCAGCGTTTGGTATTCCCGTGCTGGAAAGAATTGATGTATCCAATAATGCCGTTCAGGCACTCGTGCTTTGCCCTACCCGCGAATTAGCGGTGCAGGTTTCCGAAGAAATTGGCCGTTTGGCTAAATATGTAAAAGGATTAAGAATTGAAGCAATCTACGGTGGTGATTCTATCGACCGCCAGATCCGCTCGCTGAAAAAAGGTGTTCACATTGTTGTAGGAACGCCAGGCCGTGTGATGGACCATATGGAACGCAAAACGTTGAAATTTGACGAAGTGCGCATGATGGTGCTTGACGAAGCAGATGAAATGTTGGATATGGGTTTCCGCGAGGACATCGAAAGCATTCTGGCAGATATGCCGGCTGACCGTCAGACGATCTTGTTCTCAGCAACAATGTCTAAGCCGATTATGTCAATCACAAAACGTTTCCAGACCGACCCTATTTTGATCAAAGTGGTTCGTAATGAGCTGACTAACGTGAACATTGAGCAAGTTTACTTCGAAGTGAAGCCACAGGCTAAGGTTGAAGTAATGACGCGCCTGATCGACATGCACCATTTGAAATCGCTTTTGGTTTTTTGTAATACCAAAAGAAAAGTGGACGAAATCGTTGAAGATCTTCAATTGAGAGGATATGCTTCGGAAGGAATCCACGGCGATTTGCGCCAGCAGCAACGCAGCAATGTAATGAGCAAATTCAAGGCAGGTGTAACAACCATTCTTGTGGCTACGGACGTTGCAGCACGCGGAATTGACGTAAGCGGACTGGATGGCGTGATCAACTTTGACATTCCTTTGGACGAAGAATATTACGTACACCGTATCGGCCGTACAGGTCGTGCCGGATTGTCCGGAAAAGCATTCTCACTGGTTGCCCGCGATGAAAAATATCGTTTGAAAACCATTGAAAGTTTTACCAAAGTTAAAATTGAAAAAGGAGTAATTCCTTCTTACGAAGATATCGTAGGTGTGCGTAAGGCACGTTTCGTTGAAAGCATTTCTGCTTCTATCAAAGAAGGCGACGATCAGGAGCTTTTCGGCGATGTATTGGAAATGTTGCACCACGCAGGTTATTCTACCGAGCAGGTTGTAGGCGCTATGGCTAAGCAGATCATGGGCGTTCAGAAGAACGAATATGCAGATGCTAACCTGGCTTGGGAAGAAAGACGTGGCGAACGCGACGGACGCAGAGAAGGCGGCAGCGACAGATTTGAGCGCCGTTCATCAGGAGGAAGCCGTTTTGGAGATCGCAGAGAAAGCGCTCCACGCGGAAACGACCGTTACGCTCCCGCAGCGCGCGGAGAATCACGTCCAAGATTCGAAGGCGGCCGCGACGAATCGAAACGTTCGGCTACACCGGAAGCTGGCATGACGCGCTTGTTCCTGAGCCTTGGCCGTAAAGATCACATTTTGCCAAAAGATATCGTTGGAGCCATTGCCGGCGAAGCGAACATTCCAGGTAAAACGATCGGTGCGATTGATATTTATGACAAATTCACATTTGTAGATGTTCCTGAGCGTGATGCCCGTGCGGTTTTGCGTGCAATGGACGGCAACACCATTAAAGGTAAGCCTGTACAAATTGATATCGCTAAATAA
- a CDS encoding DinB family protein — MQNQPKPEVWLRGPLPEISDFLQPAAHALLQAQEEINAELSNFPVALLWERPADVASVGFHLQHLTGVLDRLFTYARAESLSENQLAYLKSEGQPLSSTSALNELLDAFNRQILIALTQLKHTDEETLTQIRYVGRAMLPSTHLGLLFHAAEHTQRHTGQLLVTSRMLKQSA; from the coding sequence ATGCAAAATCAACCGAAACCCGAGGTCTGGCTCAGAGGGCCACTCCCTGAAATATCCGATTTTCTGCAGCCCGCAGCCCACGCACTTTTGCAAGCGCAGGAAGAAATCAATGCAGAACTCAGCAATTTCCCCGTTGCATTGTTATGGGAACGCCCGGCAGATGTGGCGTCTGTTGGCTTTCATTTACAACACCTTACCGGCGTGCTCGACCGTCTTTTTACCTATGCCAGGGCTGAATCTCTGAGCGAAAATCAGCTTGCCTATTTGAAATCCGAGGGCCAGCCACTATCGTCCACATCGGCTTTGAACGAATTACTCGACGCATTCAACAGACAGATTCTCATCGCGCTAACACAACTCAAACACACTGACGAAGAGACGCTTACGCAGATCCGTTACGTGGGCCGGGCCATGTTACCATCCACACATCTGGGCTTGCTGTTTCACGCGGCCGAGCATACGCAAAGGCACACGGGCCAGCTGCTGGTAACTTCCCGCATGTTGAAACAAAGCGCTTAA
- a CDS encoding zinc dependent phospholipase C family protein, translating to MAVFRLPPEMQVFYKKNIDYITENAVNPDRRRYAVVGEAERHYIDLDVYGDSAVLVLPKFWNEAVKRMGEDSLRKHGIVPWYIQTAAYQLTEAFKEKDARRILRISADLGHYIADAHVPLHTTRNYNGQLTGQEGIHGFWESRLPELFAENYDLWIGQARYQDNVANIAWQTVAESHAATDSVFLFEKQLSASFPAEKKFSYELRNNVLTRTYSLEFSTRYHETLDRQVERRMRASIKMVADIWFTCWINAGQPDLRQLKDSLTETDKPDQQTESQSWIRRLLHIRPESED from the coding sequence ATGGCTGTATTTCGCCTGCCACCCGAAATGCAGGTTTTCTACAAAAAGAACATTGATTATATAACAGAAAATGCGGTCAACCCGGACCGCCGCCGATACGCTGTGGTAGGAGAGGCCGAGCGGCATTATATTGATCTGGATGTCTATGGCGACAGTGCTGTGCTGGTGCTGCCGAAATTTTGGAACGAGGCGGTAAAGCGCATGGGCGAGGATAGCTTGCGCAAGCATGGCATTGTTCCCTGGTATATTCAAACAGCTGCCTATCAGCTTACGGAGGCCTTTAAAGAAAAAGACGCGCGTCGGATTCTTAGAATATCGGCAGATCTTGGGCACTACATTGCGGATGCCCACGTGCCTTTGCATACAACCCGGAATTATAATGGACAACTAACCGGTCAGGAAGGCATTCATGGCTTCTGGGAATCGCGGTTGCCTGAGTTGTTTGCGGAAAACTATGACTTATGGATCGGTCAGGCCAGGTATCAGGATAATGTTGCCAATATTGCGTGGCAGACCGTGGCCGAGTCACACGCCGCAACAGATTCTGTTTTTCTGTTTGAAAAGCAGCTTAGTGCTTCATTTCCGGCTGAAAAAAAGTTTAGCTACGAACTTCGTAACAATGTACTTACCCGGACTTATTCACTGGAATTTTCAACCCGCTACCACGAAACGCTCGACCGGCAGGTTGAGCGGCGCATGAGAGCTTCTATAAAAATGGTGGCCGACATCTGGTTCACATGCTGGATCAACGCCGGTCAGCCGGATCTGCGCCAGTTGAAGGATTCTTTAACGGAAACAGACAAGCCGGATCAACAAACTGAAAGCCAGTCCTGGATCAGACGTCTCCTGCATATAAGACCCGAAAGTGAGGATTAA
- a CDS encoding Dabb family protein encodes MRTRNKTLGYLVPVFALCVFMLLIYGAYVPHKPAEIQRVVCIKFKPGTTNEDVEKHLRDFASMKNAVKDVVAYSAGHVQKLEGSEEQFDVIHYLTFRTKEGAAQYAANADRKQFVKANEGNWDNVLEMNSNIEK; translated from the coding sequence ATGAGAACCAGAAATAAAACATTAGGATATTTAGTACCCGTTTTTGCATTGTGCGTTTTTATGCTGCTGATTTACGGTGCGTATGTTCCTCACAAACCAGCTGAAATTCAGCGCGTAGTTTGTATCAAGTTTAAGCCGGGAACAACTAACGAGGACGTTGAAAAACATTTGCGTGATTTTGCTTCCATGAAAAACGCAGTGAAGGATGTAGTTGCCTATTCAGCAGGTCACGTTCAGAAACTGGAAGGAAGCGAAGAGCAGTTTGATGTGATCCATTACCTGACATTCAGAACAAAAGAAGGCGCAGCACAATATGCAGCGAATGCCGATCGCAAACAATTTGTGAAGGCTAATGAAGGAAATTGGGACAATGTATTGGAAATGAATTCCAACATTGAAAAGTAA
- the ung gene encoding uracil-DNA glycosylase has product MDVKIEQSWKERLEPEFAKPYFTELVSFVKEEYSTKQIFPPAKQIFNAFNYCSFEDCKVVILGQDPYHGFGQANGLCFSVNDGVRIPPSLVNIFKEINSDLGKPIPNSGNLERWAKQGVLLLNATLTVESGKAGSHQNKGWERFTDAVIKCVSDEKKNVVFMLWGRYAQDKGSIIHDKNHFVLKSKHPSPMSANGGGWFGNHHFSQANAYLESKGLEPINW; this is encoded by the coding sequence ATGGACGTAAAAATAGAGCAATCGTGGAAAGAAAGGCTGGAACCGGAGTTTGCAAAGCCGTATTTCACTGAGCTTGTGAGCTTTGTAAAAGAGGAATACAGCACGAAACAGATATTTCCGCCGGCGAAACAAATTTTCAATGCATTCAATTATTGCAGCTTTGAAGACTGTAAAGTGGTGATACTAGGCCAGGATCCTTACCACGGTTTTGGACAGGCAAACGGACTTTGCTTTTCGGTGAATGATGGCGTGCGTATCCCGCCTTCGCTGGTCAATATTTTCAAGGAGATCAATAGCGACCTGGGTAAGCCCATTCCTAATTCCGGTAATCTGGAAAGGTGGGCGAAACAGGGCGTATTATTGCTTAATGCAACATTAACAGTGGAAAGCGGGAAAGCCGGGTCACACCAGAACAAGGGATGGGAACGATTTACCGATGCTGTTATCAAATGCGTGTCCGACGAGAAAAAGAATGTGGTTTTTATGCTCTGGGGGCGTTATGCCCAGGATAAGGGAAGCATTATCCATGACAAAAATCACTTTGTATTGAAATCAAAACATCCGTCTCCCATGTCGGCAAACGGGGGAGGCTGGTTCGGTAACCATCATTTCAGTCAGGCTAATGCTTATCTCGAAAGCAAAGGCTTGGAGCCGATCAATTGGTAG
- the apaG gene encoding Co2+/Mg2+ efflux protein ApaG, with translation MVSKVTDGVKVTVLTEYQPDYSNPGQDHFVFTYKILIENHSEHTVKLLRRHWLIYDANGTVREVEGAGIVGLQPILEPGDVHDYVSGCNLRTDLGKMAGTYLMERVLDGRQFRVIIPAFSLIAPYRMN, from the coding sequence ATGGTTTCCAAAGTGACAGATGGTGTGAAAGTCACCGTATTAACTGAGTATCAGCCCGATTATTCCAACCCGGGACAAGATCATTTTGTATTTACCTACAAGATCCTGATTGAGAACCACAGCGAGCATACTGTTAAACTTTTAAGAAGGCACTGGCTTATTTACGATGCGAACGGAACCGTACGCGAAGTGGAAGGCGCTGGCATTGTGGGACTGCAACCGATCCTGGAACCAGGGGATGTGCATGATTACGTGTCGGGATGCAACCTTCGTACAGACCTGGGCAAAATGGCCGGAACGTATCTGATGGAACGTGTACTCGACGGCCGCCAGTTCCGCGTGATCATTCCCGCATTCTCCCTGATCGCACCTTACAGAATGAACTGA
- a CDS encoding O-methyltransferase, protein MIAAYLKYLLRSGNEHSIHSPFLFELYTQVIAAKKDQNPEYEVLKKLRKELLASNERINILDLGAGSRVNKSNLRKIGTIAKNAEKPEKFGKLFNRLVQRFQPKTILELGTSLGLTTLYLSKAKPDARILTFEGCPATAQVARHNFEKLDAENIDIVIGNIDQTLPETLKKLNPSLDFAYFDANHRYEPTVRYFQDCLPYMHNDSVFIFDDIYWSDEMTQAWEFIKKHPRVTLTVDLFWIGLVFFRQEQVKEDFTLRF, encoded by the coding sequence TTGATTGCTGCCTATTTAAAGTATTTGCTCCGCTCCGGTAACGAGCATTCCATTCATTCGCCTTTCCTTTTCGAACTTTACACGCAGGTTATTGCGGCAAAAAAGGATCAGAATCCCGAATATGAGGTTTTGAAAAAATTGCGCAAAGAACTGCTGGCATCCAATGAGCGAATCAACATTCTGGATCTCGGCGCCGGCTCGCGGGTGAATAAATCCAACCTCCGCAAAATCGGCACGATTGCTAAGAATGCCGAGAAGCCCGAAAAATTCGGAAAGCTCTTCAACCGCCTCGTGCAAAGATTTCAGCCCAAAACCATTCTCGAACTGGGCACTTCACTGGGGCTGACAACATTATATTTATCAAAAGCAAAGCCGGATGCAAGAATCCTGACTTTCGAAGGCTGCCCGGCCACAGCGCAGGTTGCACGCCATAACTTTGAAAAACTGGATGCTGAAAACATTGACATCGTGATTGGCAACATTGACCAGACGCTACCCGAAACATTAAAAAAGCTGAATCCGTCTTTGGATTTCGCCTATTTCGACGCCAATCACCGCTACGAGCCAACTGTCCGCTATTTCCAGGATTGCCTCCCCTACATGCACAACGATTCGGTCTTTATTTTCGACGACATCTACTGGTCCGATGAAATGACGCAAGCCTGGGAATTCATCAAAAAACATCCCCGGGTAACGTTAACGGTCGATTTATTCTGGATCGGGCTGGTGTTCTTTCGGCAGGAGCAGGTGAAGGAAGATTTTACATTGAGATTTTAA
- a CDS encoding DUF2157 domain-containing protein — protein MNTQTILKAFVEKAVISEEQASIIADYEQKKAFSLHWELRSILYLGIVLFSSGIGVIIYENIDTIGHQVIIASIAAFTAWCFYYTYKHALPYSNEKVSNPKKLADYILLLGCTTFLVLEGYLQFQYNIFGTRYGLAIIIPTLIFFFCAYRFDHKGALSMAITGLASWLGLTVAPLAVLSQNDFTDNRLLATAVILGSILCAFGWASEKRNIKHHFAFTYIFLGGNLAVLAALTGIFSDRAEFIYMLVGLALSVFFIQRARLTQSLIFLLIGVVYGYIILTHFIFSNIVSEDASFVFGTFYFAFTSIGVVFFLLNFKKFLGIKK, from the coding sequence ATGAATACGCAAACCATCCTGAAAGCCTTCGTTGAGAAGGCCGTCATATCCGAAGAACAAGCTTCAATCATAGCCGATTACGAGCAAAAAAAGGCGTTTTCGCTGCATTGGGAACTGCGCTCGATCCTTTACCTGGGAATTGTTCTTTTCAGCTCCGGCATCGGGGTTATTATTTATGAGAACATAGATACCATTGGTCATCAGGTGATTATCGCTTCAATTGCCGCCTTTACAGCCTGGTGCTTTTATTACACTTATAAGCATGCGCTTCCTTACAGCAACGAAAAAGTAAGCAATCCAAAAAAACTCGCCGATTACATTCTGCTGCTTGGCTGCACGACGTTCCTGGTTCTGGAAGGTTACCTCCAATTTCAATACAACATTTTTGGGACGCGGTACGGACTCGCGATCATTATTCCGACCCTGATTTTCTTTTTCTGCGCTTACCGTTTCGATCATAAAGGAGCCCTTTCCATGGCCATTACGGGACTTGCGTCATGGCTTGGTCTTACTGTGGCGCCGCTGGCTGTGCTTTCACAAAATGATTTCACGGATAACCGCTTACTCGCCACGGCTGTCATTCTCGGCTCGATCCTGTGCGCATTCGGCTGGGCATCAGAAAAACGGAACATTAAACACCACTTTGCATTTACCTATATTTTCCTGGGAGGCAATCTGGCGGTTCTGGCGGCATTGACCGGCATTTTCAGCGATCGCGCAGAATTCATCTATATGCTTGTGGGACTAGCCCTTTCCGTATTCTTCATCCAGCGCGCCCGCCTCACACAATCACTCATTTTCCTGCTCATAGGCGTCGTTTATGGCTACATAATCCTTACACATTTTATTTTCTCAAATATCGTTTCAGAAGACGCTTCTTTCGTTTTCGGGACGTTTTATTTCGCATTCACCAGCATAGGCGTTGTTTTCTTTCTGCTCAATTTTAAAAAATTCTTAGGGATCAAAAAATGA
- a CDS encoding glycoside hydrolase family 43 protein gives MKKPILSIALLLCGISTFAQTIQKTAGNPVFPGWYADPEGIIFNKKFYIYPTFSAPYEQQVFLDAFSSEDLVTWKKHPAILDTAAIKWAKRAVWAPSIIEKDKKYYLFFGANDIQNDQEKGGIGVAVSDSPEGPFKDHLGKPLIDKFHNGAQPIDQFVFKDKDGQYYLFYGGWKHCNVAKLNKDFTGFVPFEDGTIFREITPDNYVEGPFMFIKNGKYYFMWSEGGWTGPNYSVAYAIADSPFGPFKRVGTILKQDPQVARGAGHHSVIQIPGKDQYYIVYHRRPLTETDGNHRETCIDVMTFNDKGEINPVKITKEGVGPVTLK, from the coding sequence ATGAAAAAACCTATTTTGTCCATTGCGCTGCTTTTATGCGGCATAAGCACTTTTGCGCAAACCATCCAAAAAACCGCAGGCAACCCCGTCTTTCCAGGATGGTATGCTGATCCTGAGGGAATTATCTTTAACAAAAAGTTTTACATTTATCCTACATTTTCTGCACCATACGAGCAGCAGGTGTTCCTGGATGCTTTTTCGTCCGAAGACCTGGTAACCTGGAAAAAACACCCCGCTATCCTGGACACAGCGGCTATCAAATGGGCCAAACGTGCAGTATGGGCTCCTTCCATCATTGAAAAAGACAAAAAATACTATCTCTTTTTCGGTGCCAACGACATTCAGAATGATCAGGAGAAAGGCGGCATCGGTGTAGCCGTTTCGGACAGCCCGGAAGGCCCTTTTAAAGATCATTTGGGAAAACCACTGATCGACAAATTCCACAACGGTGCGCAGCCCATCGACCAATTTGTGTTCAAAGACAAGGATGGGCAGTATTATTTGTTTTACGGCGGCTGGAAGCATTGCAATGTGGCGAAGCTTAATAAGGATTTTACCGGCTTTGTCCCTTTTGAAGACGGCACCATCTTCCGCGAAATAACGCCCGACAACTACGTAGAAGGGCCATTTATGTTTATCAAAAATGGAAAATATTACTTCATGTGGTCGGAAGGCGGCTGGACAGGCCCTAATTATTCGGTTGCATATGCCATTGCCGATTCTCCTTTCGGGCCTTTCAAAAGAGTGGGTACGATACTGAAGCAGGACCCGCAAGTGGCTAGAGGCGCGGGGCACCATTCCGTTATCCAGATTCCGGGCAAAGATCAATATTACATTGTTTACCACAGACGCCCGTTGACGGAAACCGACGGGAATCACCGCGAAACATGCATTGATGTCATGACATTCAATGATAAAGGGGAAATCAACCCTGTCAAAATCACCAAAGAAGGTGTCGGCCCGGTTACATTGAAGTGA
- a CDS encoding T9SS type A sorting domain-containing protein: MKLNVLPLRVLRPLSSFSFKFFLFFAATAFSGNIVNAQRFSSVVFRKLPQDLQLYPRNAQSEAVIPISGFTETAGYNYISVQVFRNETLQKYLRADLKYDKGIGSFTTEAKIKAELANYNFRIYLCKTSDSTMVVERKNVVSGDVYVLSGQSNSTGFFTETDTSTFSRTFGKITADLNTGPYNAADTLWAFSNQDHYDYGVGTMGLEIQKQLIRQSGVPNCLINAGFHWSSAFAHAQRTESNPADLRNGYGRMLYRLQKGGMAGAVKAYIFRQGETEAYHEGGNWPENFAVLRNNLKKDLPSLGKIYVFQIDVIYFASSVGAEVRDYQRRLPSIYPELRSLATVGTQQFDGLHYGKEGNKQGGLELSRLIARDFYGLKDTANINSPNIRKIFYKTPEKKQVILVFDEGQELVYPEPYKPNGQITLDMKDFFYFNGESGSVASAKADGNRIILELKAPQQATTMDLMPMYTPENGPYYPLNGPFIKNKLGMRAFTFFKVPIGESLATPELAAEIESTEGGVKLSWKKVNAVAQFVLERKRDDEPDYETIATLDSATYIYLDKNTAEAKKINYRLKGVSSASESADYGYAEVEYELITGVEKDDEAMFTVFPNPARKGEQVTVRMKKPVDGTLSLIDVNGQSLSDERILRSNEAFIRIPENAAGNHIVRLKAGDKIWSKKVHVR, translated from the coding sequence GTGAAATTGAATGTTCTACCCCTAAGAGTTCTAAGACCGCTTTCTAGTTTTAGCTTCAAGTTCTTTCTATTTTTTGCTGCAACTGCGTTTTCAGGCAACATTGTTAATGCGCAACGCTTCTCTTCCGTTGTATTCAGGAAGCTCCCCCAGGATTTACAATTATATCCGCGCAATGCACAAAGCGAAGCCGTAATCCCTATCTCTGGTTTTACAGAAACGGCGGGCTACAATTACATATCTGTCCAGGTTTTCAGAAATGAAACTTTGCAAAAATACTTGCGGGCAGACCTCAAATATGACAAAGGCATTGGCTCTTTTACCACAGAGGCCAAGATCAAAGCCGAGCTTGCCAATTATAATTTTAGAATATATCTCTGCAAAACCAGCGATTCCACAATGGTTGTGGAGAGGAAGAATGTTGTCAGCGGGGATGTGTACGTGCTTTCGGGGCAATCCAATTCAACCGGTTTTTTCACCGAAACCGATACCAGCACTTTTTCCCGCACTTTCGGCAAAATAACGGCCGATCTCAACACCGGACCTTACAATGCTGCCGACACATTATGGGCGTTTTCCAACCAGGACCATTATGATTACGGCGTAGGCACAATGGGTCTGGAAATTCAGAAACAACTGATCCGGCAGTCCGGCGTTCCCAATTGCCTTATTAATGCAGGTTTTCACTGGTCATCGGCCTTCGCACACGCGCAAAGGACCGAAAGCAATCCCGCCGACCTCCGTAATGGTTATGGCCGGATGCTCTACCGCTTGCAAAAAGGCGGAATGGCCGGCGCCGTGAAAGCGTACATTTTTCGCCAGGGTGAAACCGAGGCTTACCATGAAGGTGGTAACTGGCCGGAAAATTTCGCAGTACTGCGAAATAACTTGAAAAAAGACCTGCCTAGCCTGGGCAAAATTTATGTGTTCCAGATCGATGTGATCTATTTCGCATCCTCTGTCGGCGCGGAAGTGAGGGATTACCAGCGCAGGCTACCCAGCATTTATCCGGAGCTCCGATCATTGGCAACGGTAGGAACGCAGCAGTTTGACGGACTGCATTATGGAAAAGAAGGGAACAAACAGGGCGGCCTGGAACTATCCAGACTGATAGCCCGCGATTTTTACGGGTTAAAGGATACGGCGAACATTAACTCGCCCAATATCAGGAAGATATTTTATAAAACGCCGGAAAAAAAACAGGTGATACTGGTCTTCGATGAAGGTCAAGAGCTGGTGTATCCTGAGCCTTACAAACCCAATGGCCAGATTACCCTGGACATGAAGGATTTTTTCTATTTCAATGGTGAATCCGGTTCTGTTGCCTCTGCAAAAGCAGATGGTAACCGCATAATCCTGGAATTAAAAGCTCCTCAGCAAGCCACGACGATGGACCTGATGCCTATGTACACGCCTGAAAACGGCCCTTACTATCCGCTGAATGGTCCATTTATCAAAAATAAACTGGGCATGCGCGCTTTCACTTTCTTCAAGGTGCCGATTGGAGAAAGTCTGGCAACACCCGAGCTGGCAGCCGAGATTGAATCCACCGAAGGCGGTGTAAAACTTTCATGGAAAAAAGTGAATGCGGTTGCTCAATTTGTGCTGGAAAGAAAACGCGACGACGAGCCTGATTACGAGACAATTGCAACATTGGACAGCGCAACTTATATTTATCTTGATAAAAATACCGCTGAGGCAAAAAAAATAAATTACAGATTAAAGGGTGTAAGCAGCGCTTCTGAATCAGCAGATTACGGTTATGCAGAAGTTGAATACGAACTGATAACCGGGGTTGAAAAGGATGATGAAGCCATGTTCACAGTGTTTCCTAACCCTGCCCGTAAAGGCGAACAAGTGACGGTTAGAATGAAAAAGCCGGTCGATGGAACATTGTCATTAATCGATGTTAATGGCCAGTCACTGAGCGACGAGCGTATCTTGCGAAGTAATGAAGCATTCATCCGCATTCCCGAAAATGCAGCAGGCAACCATATCGTCAGATTGAAGGCCGGGGACAAAATCTGGTCCAAAAAAGTGCATGTGCGATAG
- a CDS encoding endonuclease/exonuclease/phosphatase family protein, with translation MHSFKYALEIFGAIIVLFSVIPLIRNDFWAFRVFEYPRIQKLFINLLIVILYISLFRMDGTFEKIFTAVIIANALYLMYQIFPFTFLAKKALLKVSKQDPDNQISIISSNVFQDNKNTAGCIAMLKKHDPDLILLLETDQYWNDGVQELNEKYPHQVLVPLENTYGMLLYSKLELVGAEVRYLVDEEIPSIKTQVKLTSGKLIQLYCVHPTPPVPGENMYSTERDKELLLVAKEVKGQNAPIIVVGDLNDVAWSYTTNLFTKISGLLDPRRGRGFFNTFHAKYPFLRFPLDHVFCSTDFKLLHLKRLENFNSDHFPILIALQYEEMADLQQEEPEADQEEKELAEEKINKVT, from the coding sequence ATGCACTCTTTTAAATACGCACTGGAAATCTTCGGCGCTATAATCGTCTTGTTTTCCGTTATCCCGCTCATTCGCAACGACTTCTGGGCATTCCGGGTTTTTGAATATCCCAGGATTCAAAAATTATTCATCAACCTGTTGATCGTCATCCTTTACATTTCGCTGTTCCGGATGGACGGTACTTTTGAAAAAATCTTCACAGCTGTCATCATTGCGAATGCGCTTTATCTGATGTATCAGATCTTTCCATTCACATTCCTGGCAAAAAAAGCGCTTCTGAAAGTTTCCAAACAGGATCCGGATAACCAGATCAGCATCATTTCATCCAATGTTTTTCAGGACAACAAAAACACAGCCGGATGCATTGCTATGCTGAAAAAGCACGATCCGGATCTTATTTTGCTGCTGGAAACAGACCAGTACTGGAACGATGGCGTGCAGGAGCTTAATGAGAAATATCCGCATCAAGTGCTTGTGCCTCTGGAAAATACCTATGGTATGCTGCTGTATTCCAAACTGGAACTGGTGGGCGCAGAAGTCCGCTATCTTGTTGATGAAGAGATCCCTTCCATTAAAACGCAGGTAAAACTTACCTCCGGAAAACTGATCCAATTGTACTGCGTACACCCTACTCCGCCAGTGCCGGGAGAAAATATGTACTCCACCGAAAGGGACAAAGAATTGCTGCTGGTTGCCAAGGAAGTAAAAGGCCAAAATGCCCCTATCATTGTCGTAGGAGACCTGAATGACGTCGCGTGGTCGTATACGACGAATTTATTTACAAAAATTAGCGGATTACTGGATCCGAGACGCGGAAGAGGCTTTTTCAATACTTTTCATGCCAAATATCCTTTCCTGAGATTCCCCCTCGACCACGTTTTTTGCTCCACCGATTTCAAGCTGCTGCACCTGAAAAGGCTCGAAAACTTTAATTCCGACCACTTCCCTATCCTCATTGCATTGCAGTATGAAGAAATGGCGGATCTGCAACAGGAAGAACCGGAAGCAGATCAGGAAGAAAAAGAGCTCGCGGAAGAAAAGATTAATAAGGTTACCTGA